From the Exiguobacterium marinum DSM 16307 genome, the window AGGGAAAGTAACGACTCCGACAGCGTTTATCGAAGTGATTGGACATGGGATTGTGGCGGAAGCGGAGATTTTGTTAGAAGAAAAGATTATGCGACCGGATGATCCATATTGGCTCGGTGATGGGGTAGAAGGCTTGGCAACGTATAGCTTGGTGGATCTGCTACAACTTCACTTTCATCATCCGCTATTAAAGATTGGCATGTATCAGGTGGATGAACCGTACGAGTCGATGCGGAAAAAGTGGAATGACGGCTATCACGTACCGTCGTCTAAATGGACGAAAGAGACTTATGAAGCGCATATATTTCGAGAAAAGCTATTCGCACCGTTGCCTCAATCGACCATGTGCTCGATTTGTCAAACTGACCTCGCAGTGCGTTACGGGAGTGATGCGATAAAATTGATGGAGTATCACCTTTCAGATGAGCATGGTATATGGATATGTCCGACCTGTCATAAAGCAATCCATACACTGTACTAAAAAAGATGTCCCTTTTTGAGGGACATCTTTTTTAGAATGGCCAGTTTGCCATAGCGAATTGATAGACTTTCATTCCAAGGAAGACCCCGAAGATGCCGACAACTCCTGGTAATACCGGTGGTGCCGGAAGTGGCAGTTTGAGTGCTGTAAAAATAGCACCGCAAATCAAACCAGCGAGTAATGATAGTAAAATTTCTTGCATGTATAATTCCTCCGTCTCTTTTATTGAAAGCGCTTTATAATGACGTAACCGAATTCATTATACAATGACTTTCTTCTTTTGAGAAGTCTAACATCAGTCATCTGTCATTTTCTCATTTTCAGATCGCAGACGGAGGACTTCACGTTCGGCCCAATTTGAAGGTTCCCGCTCAAAGACGCTTGGAATGTTATTCCAACGACCACCTGTATATTGATGAATGATGATTTGTGACTGGATCTCTTCTTCTTTGGCCTCTCCTTTCACATATACATATCGTCCGTCAGAACGCTGTCTTCTTGCCTTAACGTTATCAACGAGTTGAAGAGCCATCATGTCTTTGATATACGTCTTGTGCGATGTATTCAGGATAGGGAAGAGAATCTCAATCCGCTTCTTCATATTACGGGTCATCCAGTCAGCTGAAGAACAGTACAAGTCTTCTTTGCCATTTTGATAGAAATAAAAGATTCGTGAGTGTTCGAGATAGCGATCGATAATGGAAATGACTCGAATGTTTTCAGAGACACCTTTGATTCCTGGCCGCAAGCAACAAATTCCACGTATAATCAAATCGATTTTTACTCCTGCAGAGGAAGCATCATATAGTTTAGTGATGATAGCTCGATCTGTTATCGAATTCATCTTGGCGACAATTCGTCCATTGCCATACTTCTCATGTAATTTAATCTCTTCTTCAATCTTATTGAGGAAAAAATCTTTCATATCATCGGGAGATGTCTCAAATTGATGCCAGGACGGTCTTTCTCCATAACCGGACAACCAGTTGAAAAAGTTTGTGGCATCCTCAGCGAGTTCCTCATTTGTCGTGAGGAGCCCAACATCGGTATACAATTTTGCTGTAGAGTCATTATAGTTACCTGTTCCGAGGTGGACGAAGCGCTGCAATACTCCTCCTTCTAAGATTCGAACGACGAGTGTGATTTTAGAATGCGTTTTGAGTTCTTTATAACCGTAAATCACGTGAGCCCCGGCTTTTTCAAGTTGCTTCGCCCATTGAATATTTTTCTCTTCATCGAAGCGCGCCTTCAATTCAACGAGAACGGTCACTTGCTTCCCGCTTTCTGCAGCATCGGTCAACGCTTTGATGATTGGGGAGTCCCCTGAGACTCGGTATAGTGTCTGTTTGATGGCTAACACATTCGGGTCTTTTGCAGCTTGAGCGATAAATCGGACGATCGGATCAAACGAGTGATACGGGTGATGAAGCAGATAATCCTGTTTGGCGATGCTTTGGAATAAATCTTTTCCGGATTCTAGACCTTCGGGGATAAAGGGAATCAATGTCTCATTGATCATATCATCGTATTCCATCCCGATTTGGCTGTATATACCGAATAAAAAGGTCAGGTCGATTGGACCATCGACGATGAAAATGTCACGGTCGTGTAAATCGAGGACATCTTGTAGCATGAACAACAATTCTTTTCGTAATGAACGTTGTTGCACTTCGAGTCGGATGCCAACCCCGTAACGTCGTTTTTTCAGTTCTTTTTCGATTTGTTTCAAGACGTCGCGACTGTCTTCCTCATGAAACGGCATATCAGCATTACGGGTAATTCGGAATGGCATCGTTGATTCGACGACGAATCCTTTGAAGAGCGAGTCGATAAATTGAATGATTAAATCTTCTAGTAAAACCAAATCTGTATGTTCCTCATCATCGGTAGGCAGTTCCAGATAACGAGGAAGAACAGATGGAACTTGAACGAGGGCGAGTCGTTTCTTTCCTTCGCTGTTTGAAGCGATTTCGACGGCGATATTCAACGATTTTGATAAAAGCATTGGAAACGGCCGATAGGCATCAATTGCAATCGGAGTGAGGACCGGAAAAACATGTGTGCGAAAATACTCTTTCACAAAGTCCTGCTGTGTCTTGTTCAAATGTTTCGTGCGTAAAAAGCGGACATTCTGGTTAGATAGCTGTTTCGTGATTTTTTTATAGGTCGCATATTGGGTCTCGACGAGTTCCTGTGCTCGCATCGAAATCGACTTAATTTGTTGTTTCGGAGTTAGTCCCGTCTTATCTTCTGGACGGTTAAACCCGGCGAGTACCTCATCCTTTAATCCACCGACACGCACCATATAAAATTCGTCAAGATTTGAGCTGAAGATTGCTAAAAATTTTAAACGCTCCATTAGCGGATTTCGCTCGTCCATCGCCTCTTCTAGAACACGTTCATTGAAATCGAGCCAGCTGAGTTCACGGTTGTTGAAATGGTCATACGTATAGTCGGACATGTTTATTCCTCCTCACTTATAACGATCTCAATCGATTGGTCGATTGCGCGTTCTAAATGCTTTTTATGTCGTGTACTTCGTTGCAACTCAAAACGAGCAGACCCATTCGTCTCAAGAGAGAGTATAAGTCCGTCTTTTGACCTAGAAACATG encodes:
- a CDS encoding DUF1427 family protein, which codes for MQEILLSLLAGLICGAIFTALKLPLPAPPVLPGVVGIFGVFLGMKVYQFAMANWPF
- a CDS encoding RNA degradosome polyphosphate kinase, which translates into the protein MSDYTYDHFNNRELSWLDFNERVLEEAMDERNPLMERLKFLAIFSSNLDEFYMVRVGGLKDEVLAGFNRPEDKTGLTPKQQIKSISMRAQELVETQYATYKKITKQLSNQNVRFLRTKHLNKTQQDFVKEYFRTHVFPVLTPIAIDAYRPFPMLLSKSLNIAVEIASNSEGKKRLALVQVPSVLPRYLELPTDDEEHTDLVLLEDLIIQFIDSLFKGFVVESTMPFRITRNADMPFHEEDSRDVLKQIEKELKKRRYGVGIRLEVQQRSLRKELLFMLQDVLDLHDRDIFIVDGPIDLTFLFGIYSQIGMEYDDMINETLIPFIPEGLESGKDLFQSIAKQDYLLHHPYHSFDPIVRFIAQAAKDPNVLAIKQTLYRVSGDSPIIKALTDAAESGKQVTVLVELKARFDEEKNIQWAKQLEKAGAHVIYGYKELKTHSKITLVVRILEGGVLQRFVHLGTGNYNDSTAKLYTDVGLLTTNEELAEDATNFFNWLSGYGERPSWHQFETSPDDMKDFFLNKIEEEIKLHEKYGNGRIVAKMNSITDRAIITKLYDASSAGVKIDLIIRGICCLRPGIKGVSENIRVISIIDRYLEHSRIFYFYQNGKEDLYCSSADWMTRNMKKRIEILFPILNTSHKTYIKDMMALQLVDNVKARRQRSDGRYVYVKGEAKEEEIQSQIIIHQYTGGRWNNIPSVFEREPSNWAEREVLRLRSENEKMTDD